In Polypterus senegalus isolate Bchr_013 chromosome 12, ASM1683550v1, whole genome shotgun sequence, the following are encoded in one genomic region:
- the LOC120540485 gene encoding ubiquitin-like, protein MIELEVDHLSLTQYKVQSGNTVTVLIRESIQVFLMNDKGELHPYKIQHGETVKKFKQKVHHKEGIPPNQQRLFYEDQLLEDGRKTEEYCIKVNVTIILHLQLVGGSHCS, encoded by the coding sequence ATGATTGAACTTGAAGTGGATCACTTGAGTCTCACTCAGTACAAGGTACAGTCTGGGAACACAGTGACAGTTCTCATCAGAGAATCCATACAGGTGTTTCTGATGAATGACAAAGGCGAGCTACACCCATATAAGATACAGCATGGTGAAACTGTCAAAAAGTTCAAACAAAAAGTACATCATAAAGAGGGGATCCCACCAAATCAGCAGAGACTCTTTTATGAAGATCAACTACTGGAAGATGGCAGAAAAACGGAAGAGTATTGTATCAAAGTCAATGTCACCATTATTCTCCACCTTCAGCTTGTAGGAGGCTCACACTGTTCATAA